A part of Neoarius graeffei isolate fNeoGra1 chromosome 22, fNeoGra1.pri, whole genome shotgun sequence genomic DNA contains:
- the celf3a gene encoding CUGBP Elav-like family member 3, translated as MKEPDAIKLFIGQIPRNLEEKDLKPIFEQFGKIYELTVIKDKYTGMHKGCAFLTYCARESALKAQNALHEQKTLPGMNRPIQVKPADSEGRGDRKLFVGMLGKQQSDADVRKMFEPFGSIEECTVLRGPDGASKGCAFVKYQSNAEAQAAINALHGSRTLPGASSSLVVKFADTEKERGIRRMQQVASQLGVISPMSLHLGAYNAYTQALVQQQALVAQSAYLSPVATVAAVQMQQLAALNPSSIIATPIASITPSSGASTPPAIAATPVPALPPPIAVNTYPAVPAPPSGQSASETLYTNGVHQYQAQSPALDPLQQAYTGMQHYTATYPAAYGLVGQPFPHQPTLVAQQTQQPQQLQQREGPEGCNIFIYHLPQEFTDSEMLQMFLPFGNVISAKVFVDRATNQSKCFGFVSFDNPASAQTAIQAMNGFQIGMKRLKVQLKRPKDANRPY; from the exons ATGAAGGAGCCGGACGCCATCAAGCTCTTCATCGGCCAGATCCCTCGCAATCTGGAGGAGAAAGACCTCAAGCCTATCTTTGAGCAGTTTGGCAAGATCTACGAACTGACCGTGATCAAGGACAAGTACACGGGCATGCACAAAG GATGCGCGTTCTTGACGTACTGTGCCAGAGAGTCTGCACTGAAAGCCCAAAATGCGTTACATGAGCAGAAGACGTTGCCAGGG ATGAACCGACCCATTCAGGTGAAGCCAGCAGACAGCGAGGGCCGTggag ACAGGAAGCTGTTTGTGGGTATGCTGGGGAAGCAGCAGTCAGACGCCGATGTGAGAAAGATGTTTGAGCCGTTCGGTAGTATAGAGGAGTGTACTGTGCTCAGGGGACCAGATGGAGCCAGCAAAG GTTGTGCATTTGTGAAATACCAGAGCAATGCAGAGGCTCAAGCGGCCATTAATGCTCTTCATGGCAGCCGCACTCTGCCA gGGGCCTCTTCTAGTCTGGTGGTGAAGTTTGCAGATACAGAGAAGGAGCGAGGCATCAGGCGCATGCAGCAGGTTGCCTCTCAGCTAGGTGTCATCAGCCCCATGAGTCTCCACCTGGGGGCCTACAACGCTTACACTCAGGCT ctGGTCCAGCAGCAGGCTTTGGTAGCTCAGTCTGCCTATCTGTCTCCAGTGGCAACGGTTGCTGCTGTGCAGATGCAGCAGTTGGCTGCTCTTAACCCAAGCAGCATCATCGCAACACCCATTGCGTCAATCACGCCATCCTCAG GTGCAAGCACTCCTCCAGCTATTGCCGCCACACCAGTGCCTGCTCTTCCTCCACCAATTGCAGTCAACACTTACCCAGCTGTGCCTGCCCCACCCAGCGGGCAATCAGCTTCTGAAACGCTGTACACCAATGGCGTCCACCAGTATCAAG CTCAGAGTCCTGCTTTGGATCCTCTTCAACaggcttatactggaatgcagcattACACTG CCACATATCCTGCTGCTTATGGTTTGGTTGGTCAGCCGTTCCCCCATCAGCCTACACTAGTTGCTCAGCAAACCCAACAGCCTCAGCAGCTGCAGCAGCGAGAAG GTCCAGAGGGATGTAATATCTTCATCTATCACCTGCCACAGGAGTTCACAGACTCTGAGATGCTGCAAATGTTTCTACCATTCGGCAACGTCATCTCAGCCAAGGTTTTCGTCGACCGTGCAACCAATCAGAGCAAATGCTTCG gtttTGTAAGCTTTGACAACCCTGCCAGTGCTCAGACTGCCATCCAGGCCATGAATGGATTTCAGATTGGCATGAAAAGACTGAAAGTGCAGTTGAAAAGGCCCAAAGATGCCAACCGCCCATATTAA